TGAAGATTTTTACAAAGCTAAGGAAATTTCCTGAGATTGTGTTTCCAGTTTCCTACTTTTGAGGAATGGGAGGAATAAATCATTAAGAAAGTATTAATTTTGACAAGTCCCTGAGACATCTGAACTGTGAGTGCTCAGTAAGTCTGTCTGAGCTTCCTAATGTGCTTTCAGCTACTGCTCTACCTGTGGGCAACACCAGCATCACCTCTGATAGACCCATCAGGACTACTCTCAGCTGTCCTTTTTGAACCTGCAAACGGAATATGACCCCTAccagtgcagcctgtgctgctggggaaggagctgagtCCCCTTGAATCAAATGCCATCATAAGGACACTTGGCTGTCTCCCTGAGGTTTCCTTTCAAGCTGTGAATTCTCCTCCAGGATGGAAACCTGTCCCTTAACATCTCCTTGTTATGTGAAACCCCTGTACAGAAGCACAGTGATGCTATGACAGTGAAAATGCTGTTGAGCAGGGACCCAGCACTGGAGCTGAAGGAAGATCTCCTAGGAAATCAAAAGGCTGTCTGTGTGTGACATGGGGAGTGTCTGTAGAATACAGCTTTGACTTTGTTTAGATAAGTCCACGCTAACTGGTCTcttattgttttcttctcctgtgtTGGAAACAAATACCCAGAGGCAGCAAATGTCCAACAGTAGCTCCCTcacccagttcctcctcctggcactCGCAGACaggcgggagctgcagctcctgcacttctggctcttcctggccatctccctggctgccctcctggccaacggcctcatcctcagcacCGTAGCCTgtgaccaccacctgcacacccccatgggcttcttcctgctcaacctctccctcacagacctgggctgcatctgcaccactgtccccaaagccatgcacaattccctctgggacaccacaaccatctcctacatgggatgtgctgcacaggcCTTTCTGCTTGTCTTCTTTCTTGGAGCAGAGTATTtcctcctcaccatcatgtgctacgaccgctacgttgccatctgcaaacccctgcactacaggaccctcctgggcagcagagcttgtgcccacatggcagcagctgcctgggtcACTGCctttctcagtgctctgctgcacacagccaatacattttccctgcccctgtgccagggcaatgccctgggccagttcttctgtgaactcccacacatcctcaagctctcctgcACACACTCAGGCTACCTCAGGGAAATTGGGCTTCTTGGGgttagtgtttgtttttgttttggctgtttcgttttcattgttttctcctatgtgcagatcttcagggctgtgctgaggatcccctctcagcagggacagcacaaagccttttccacgtgcctccctcacctggccgTGGTCTCCCTGTTTCTCAGCACTGCCATAACTGCCTACCTGaagcccccctccatctcctccccatccctggatctggTGGTGTCAGTTCTTTACTCGATGGTGCCTCCATCACTGAACCCCCTCATCTACAGCCTCAGGAACCAGGAGCTCAAGGATGCCCTGAGGAAACTGATAACTGGATTTACTGGATTACATTTATTCTGTGACTGATGACACAGAATAAATGTGTCTTTTATTCTGCATAACATTCCAAATGTAACTCATTGCAATCTAAGCCTTTTTTCTCCTATATGTCCCATTTATTGACAATACATTTCCTTactctttttctacttttatagTGTTATCCCCAAATCATTGGCATTGCTCATAGGATTTCTACATCAACATCTACCATTCTTCTGTAATCCAAAGACTTTCAAAAGGCTTGTTCTCTGTACATTTGAGTAGAATAAAGTTCCCTGCCCTGACCTGTGTGTCCAAAATGCTTCCTCAGCCCTtctcaggagctgcagaggcagtgcctgtgtgcagagctggagggaagagactcccagcccagcagcacaaCCAGGGACAAGGGCACTTGCTCCTTCCACATCTGCTCTTTCCAACTCCACGCTGTCCTTCCCAGTCCTGCTGTGGGTGCAAGGCCTGAGTGCTCTGGTAGCTTGGGCACAGTCCTGCTGCGTGTCCATGCTGGGatcacaggcagggacaggcagcgGCAGCCGCTGTGGCTCATGGAACCAAGTGGCCAttgggacactgcagggcctgcTGGAATCAACGGGGctggtgggacactggggagcCTCTTGGAGCCAAGGGAACCCTGGGATGTTTTGGAACACCAaggaatcaaggggccattgtgacactgcagggcctcatggaaccaatGGAATCCTGGGACATAGTGGAAACTCAAATCATcagggccattgtgacactccagaacctcatggaaccaaggatCTGTTGTGACACTGAGaggcctcatggaaccaaaggaatcCTGACAGGTtttggaacctcatggaatcaaggggccatttCTGGCAGGATGCTCTGTCCTGACAATAACTAAAAAATGATCAGAATGCAAACAATTCAAGCTCTCTGTAGTGAGTTACTGCTGGTGTCAAGGTGCTGTTTTTAATGTTGAATTCTGCTAAACCCAAAATGCTTCATGAAACTtcaaacacacatcctgctttcTGAAGCAGGATTTGACAGAGAAGCTGCTCCCTGGCCTGCAAATATGTCTGGCAGTCAAACCCTTTATAACTGTAAAAGCCCAGTCCAACTTTCCTGTGTCAGATTCTTCCACAGACTTCCTTGAAGTGTGTGGAGCTTCTACCATGAAGCAGGGACAGTTCTTCATGGTCACTGCCCAGGGGTtaagtgaaagagagagaactaCCCCCTGTGGTTGTGGGGTGAGTTCCCTCAATCTCTGCTTcaggattgtttctttttgctggcTTTGATCCAATTACTTTAATAGAATGACTTTGAAAGACTGCACTGTCCTATCTTACACTAAACTGCTAGGAGGTTTTTGGCTTTTATAATTTGAAGTAAATAACTCTCTTTAAGGTCTTTAGTCTGTTCAATTGTGTGAtaaattttctgttcatttgtcataataagtaattaattttatagaaatatttctgatttaccatcattaaaacctgcaggacaaagtGATTGAATCACATCTTTATAATCCCTTCAGTTTAAACCAAAATCTGAGCCTGAGATTGGATCCAGTCAcagccaggctcctctctgagaaggactttagaaagcaagggggtcCTTTCTGCCCCTCGTAGCTCAACGAGACGGCTTCTGCCATCAACACTGTCTAAGCCttccaccccccagccccaagccgTGACACATGGGCATGTCTTGTGCATGCAGTGCAAACATGGTCTCCTGAGCTGGTCATTTGCTGTCCCCCCTTGGAGGGAAGAACAAGCCCAATGGCCTGGGGTGAGAGGCCAGTGCTGGCAGCGGcgctggctgtgccagggcactgctgggtgcCCCCACCCTGAGCACTGCCCCCCTTGTGCTGgtcactgctgttttcctctgcagggccTTGTGTTGGGCACATCCTGGAGAGCCAAGTGGAAAGCAGATGGAAGCTTTGAGGCCCTGGCCTGAGGAGATGCCCCTGCAggatggcagtgctgctgcagaggtcagctctgggccagcagtgcccggggctgtccctgcctgcagtccctggacagtcctgcagcaggactggcaccgactgccagagcactgaggcTCCAAcaacacagggctctgcaggacagtgtggaagggaagggagaggaggccatgcaggagaagggctgctgctccctggcactgctgctctgctgggactcttttctggcccagctctgcacagaggctccgaccctgcagctgcagagaagtcAGAGAGGAAAGATGTCAGGCAAACAAGTCAATGCAGAGTTCTTTATTTGGTTGAAGCACACAGTGAGTACATTTCCCAATTTGTACAACTTCTAAGCCAGGTTAGAAAGGCAAACACTGAATTGAAAAtggtgtttatatatatatactttttaaatatatatctttatatatatctttatacACACAAAGAATTTTTGATGTGAACAAATTCTCACAAAAATTACACCCCTATCAGGAGTAAAAAATAGAGAAGGTATGGTGGGCCTTAAATGAAGTCCATAACAGGACTGGTTTTCAATGAGGTCCATAACATGCAGAAGAAGGAGAGTTTATTGCTTCTGAAAGACACCCAGTTATCAGTTTCCTCATGGCATCCTTGAGCTCCTGGTTCCTGAGGTTGTAGATGAGGGGGTTCAGTGTTGGAGACACCACTGAATACATGAGTGACACAATaagatccagggatggggaggagatggaggggggcttCAGGTAGGCAAAGAATAAGGTGCTGAGAAACAGGGAGACCAcggccaggtgagggaggcaggtggaaaaggctttgtgccgtccctgctgagaggggatcctcagcacagccctgaagatctgcacataggagaacacaatgaaaacaaaacaaccaaatatTAAACAGGCACTAACCACAATAAACCCAAGTTCTCTGAGGTAgcctgagtgtgagcaggagagcttgaggaggtgtgggatttcacagaagaactggcccagggcattgccctggcacaggggcagggaaaatgtattggctgtgtgcagcagagcattgagaaagccagtggcccaggcagctgctgccatgtgggcccaagctctgctgcccaggagggtcccgtagtgcaggggtttgcagatggcaacgtagcggtcgtagcacatgatggtgaggagggaaaactctGCTGACATGAAGAAGACAAGTAGAAAGAcctgtgcagcacatcctgTGTAGGAGATGGTTGTGTTGTTCTggagggaattgtgcatggctttggggacagtggtgcagatgcagccca
The genomic region above belongs to Chiroxiphia lanceolata isolate bChiLan1 chromosome W unlocalized genomic scaffold, bChiLan1.pri scaffold_71_arrow_ctg1, whole genome shotgun sequence and contains:
- the LOC116781590 gene encoding olfactory receptor 14A16-like, which produces MSNSSSLTQFLLLALADRRELQLLHFWLFLAISLAALLANGLILSTVACDHHLHTPMGFFLLNLSLTDLGCICTTVPKAMHNSLWDTTTISYMGCAAQAFLLVFFLGAEYFLLTIMCYDRYVAICKPLHYRTLLGSRACAHMAAAAWVTAFLSALLHTANTFSLPLCQGNALGQFFCELPHILKLSCTHSGYLREIGLLGVSVCFCFGCFVFIVFSYVQIFRAVLRIPSQQGQHKAFSTCLPHLAVVSLFLSTAITAYLKPPSISSPSLDLVVSVLYSMVPPSLNPLIYSLRNQELKDALRKLITGFTGLHLFCD
- the LOC116781591 gene encoding olfactory receptor 14A16-like; translated protein: MSNSSSLTQFLLLALVDRRELQLLHFWLFLAISLAALLANGLILSAVACDHHLHTPMGFFLLNLSLTDLGCICTTVPKAMHNSLQNNTTISYTGCAAQVFLLVFFMSAEFSLLTIMCYDRYVAICKPLHYGTLLGSRAWAHMAAAAWATGFLNALLHTANTFSLPLCQGNALGQFFCEIPHLLKLSCSHSGYLRELGFIVVSACLIFGCFVFIVFSYVQIFRAVLRIPSQQGRHKAFSTCLPHLAVVSLFLSTLFFAYLKPPSISSPSLDLIVSLMYSVVSPTLNPLIYNLRNQELKDAMRKLITGCLSEAINSPSSACYGPH